In Maridesulfovibrio sp., a single genomic region encodes these proteins:
- a CDS encoding VPLPA-CTERM sorting domain-containing protein produces the protein MRNIFAAFILLFILVVPGMANASSYYLTLSGTVGSVEDGGGLVSAAGISIGDTLSYVVKIDTDQTGSVTASWGTQDKYGTIYSSLYSGVLSGMNTQSDNYLQTYWEGFYSRTSGDDSTIEFQNWTSDLASLTVGSSISTLNEFAYNSNYGFSKVVLDGVTVTSISETAPTPIPGAGLMMLGGLGVVGFVRRRFSS, from the coding sequence ATGAGAAATATATTTGCTGCATTTATACTGCTTTTTATTTTGGTTGTTCCAGGTATGGCGAACGCTTCGTCATATTATCTGACCTTGTCCGGAACTGTCGGGTCCGTTGAGGATGGAGGAGGCCTGGTGAGTGCGGCTGGTATTTCCATCGGTGATACTTTAAGCTACGTGGTCAAGATTGATACTGATCAGACCGGTTCCGTTACGGCTTCATGGGGTACACAGGATAAGTATGGGACAATTTACTCTTCCTTGTATTCAGGAGTTCTAAGCGGCATGAATACGCAAAGTGATAACTATCTGCAGACTTATTGGGAAGGGTTTTATTCCCGTACAAGCGGGGATGATTCAACTATTGAATTTCAGAACTGGACTTCCGATCTTGCCAGCCTCACCGTTGGTTCCAGTATCTCTACTCTGAATGAATTTGCTTATAACTCCAACTATGGTTTTTCCAAGGTTGTGCTGGACGGAGTTACCGTAACCAGTATATCCGAAACCGCCCCGACTCCCATTCCCGGAGCAGGGTTGATGATGCTTGGAGGGCTTGGGGTTGTCGGTTTTGTAAGACGCAGATTTTCAAGCTAG
- the glyA gene encoding serine hydroxymethyltransferase produces the protein MQQYRELLQKNDQDVFNALSGEEARQKAGIELIPSENYTYPEVLCTLGSVFTNKYSEGYPGRRYYGGQEFTDTIEDIARERAKSLFRCEHANVQPLSGSPMNQAVYLGLLEPGDTILAMDLSHGGHLTHGAPVSFMGKLFNFIRYKTDPTDGAIDFDELRRISLAEKPKMILCGYTSYPRDLDYSRFKKIADEVGAITMTDASHYGGLVAADVLRNPFDFGFDVVTTTSHKSLRGPRGGMILCRKEFAARIDKAVFPGLQGGPHMNTIAGIAVTLKKAAEPEFKEYGRQVLLNASTLADELVKNGASLVTGGTDNHMMVLDTEKSFGINGKIAEELLDSVSITTNKQIIPDDPNPPLKPSGIRIGTPAATTRGMKEKDMVRLADWMLRILGNPDDKSLAASTKAEIEAFCSRFPVPGI, from the coding sequence ATGCAGCAATATCGAGAACTTCTCCAGAAAAATGATCAGGATGTTTTTAATGCCCTTTCCGGCGAGGAAGCTCGTCAGAAGGCAGGTATTGAACTTATCCCTTCCGAAAACTACACCTACCCTGAAGTGCTCTGTACTTTGGGGAGCGTCTTTACAAACAAATATTCCGAAGGTTATCCCGGCAGGCGTTACTATGGCGGACAGGAATTTACCGACACCATAGAGGACATCGCACGTGAACGTGCGAAGAGTCTTTTCCGCTGCGAGCATGCAAATGTTCAGCCCCTGTCCGGTTCTCCTATGAACCAGGCTGTTTATCTCGGCCTGCTGGAACCGGGTGATACAATTCTCGCCATGGACCTCTCTCATGGCGGTCACCTTACCCATGGTGCTCCCGTTTCATTCATGGGCAAGCTGTTCAATTTCATTCGCTACAAAACAGACCCCACCGACGGCGCGATAGATTTTGATGAGCTGCGCAGAATCTCTTTGGCTGAAAAGCCGAAGATGATTCTTTGCGGTTACACTTCCTATCCTCGCGATCTGGATTACTCCCGTTTCAAGAAAATTGCCGACGAGGTCGGCGCCATAACCATGACCGATGCTTCCCATTACGGGGGTCTTGTTGCCGCGGACGTTCTCCGCAATCCTTTTGATTTCGGTTTTGACGTTGTTACCACCACATCGCATAAGTCTCTTCGCGGACCGCGCGGCGGTATGATTCTGTGCCGGAAAGAGTTTGCAGCCCGGATAGACAAGGCTGTCTTTCCCGGACTGCAGGGCGGACCGCACATGAATACCATAGCCGGTATAGCAGTGACGTTGAAGAAAGCTGCCGAGCCTGAATTCAAGGAGTACGGCAGACAGGTCCTGCTCAACGCTTCGACCCTCGCAGATGAGCTGGTAAAGAACGGTGCCTCACTTGTCACCGGCGGCACCGACAACCACATGATGGTTTTGGATACTGAGAAGAGCTTCGGAATTAACGGTAAAATCGCCGAGGAACTGCTCGACAGTGTCTCCATCACTACCAACAAACAGATAATTCCCGATGATCCAAATCCGCCGCTCAAGCCGAGCGGGATAAGGATCGGAACACCTGCGGCCACTACGCGCGGTATGAAAGAGAAAGATATGGTCAGGCTGGCCGATTGGATGCTCCGTATCCTCGGCAATCCGGATGATAAATCTCTGGCCGCCTCCACCAAAGCGGAGATAGAAGCTTTCTGTTCAAGGTTCCCGGTTCCGGGGATCTAG